The following are encoded together in the Blastocatellia bacterium genome:
- the acs gene encoding acetate--CoA ligase: MSSSIDSILKETRVFKPAAAFSEQAHISSLEQYEQLYRQAEADPEGFWAGIAGDLHWFKPWEKVLDWQAPWAKWFVGGQLNLSYNCLDRHAATWRKNKAALIWEGEPGEQRTLTYNQLLAEVCRFANVLKSRGIKKGDTVAIYMGMTPELAIAMLACARIGAAHSVIFGGFAAQALVDRINDAQSVAVITQDGSYRRGAEIALKATVDEAMPGCPTVKSVIVYRRTGSQIKMEAGRDHWWHELMAEASDQCEAEPLDAEQPLYILYTSGSTGKPKGVVHTTGGYAVATYITAKWVFDLKDEDIYWCTADIGWVTGHSYVVYGPLQNGATVLMYEGAPNHPAPDRFWQIIERHKVTVFYTAPTAIRAFMKWGEQYPRKYEMNSLRLLGSVGEPINPEAWMWYREVIGRGRCPIVDTWWQTETGAIMISPLPGAIATKPGSATRPLPGIIADVVTREGQPVPPGAGGYLVIKRPWPSMLRTIYNDPDRYVQQYWTEIPGYYFAGDGARKDEDGYFWILGRVDDVINVAGHRLSTMEVESALVAHPAVAEAAVVARPDEIKGQAIAAFVTLEGGHQVTDTLKDELRKWVAHEIGALAKPDDIRFAEALPKTRSGKIMRRLLREIASSGEVRGDVTTLEDFSVISKLKEEE, encoded by the coding sequence ATGTCGTCGAGCATTGATTCGATTCTCAAAGAAACGCGCGTCTTCAAACCTGCCGCCGCCTTCTCAGAGCAGGCGCACATCAGCAGCCTCGAACAGTACGAGCAGCTTTATCGCCAGGCCGAAGCCGACCCCGAAGGCTTCTGGGCCGGGATCGCCGGCGACCTGCACTGGTTCAAGCCCTGGGAGAAGGTGCTCGACTGGCAAGCGCCGTGGGCCAAATGGTTCGTCGGCGGCCAGTTGAATTTATCTTACAATTGCCTCGACCGGCACGCCGCGACCTGGCGCAAGAACAAGGCGGCGCTCATCTGGGAAGGCGAGCCCGGCGAACAGCGCACACTGACTTACAACCAACTGCTCGCGGAAGTCTGCCGATTCGCCAACGTGCTTAAATCGCGCGGCATCAAGAAAGGCGACACGGTCGCCATCTACATGGGCATGACGCCTGAGCTGGCCATCGCGATGCTCGCCTGCGCGCGCATCGGTGCGGCGCATTCGGTGATCTTCGGCGGTTTCGCGGCGCAGGCGCTGGTTGACCGCATCAACGACGCGCAGTCGGTCGCGGTCATTACACAGGACGGCTCGTACCGGCGCGGCGCGGAGATCGCCTTGAAGGCGACGGTTGACGAAGCCATGCCCGGCTGCCCGACCGTCAAGTCGGTCATCGTCTACCGGCGCACCGGCAGCCAAATTAAAATGGAAGCCGGGCGCGATCACTGGTGGCACGAGCTGATGGCCGAGGCGTCGGATCAATGCGAAGCCGAACCCCTCGACGCTGAACAGCCGCTCTACATCCTCTACACTTCGGGCAGCACCGGCAAACCGAAGGGCGTCGTCCACACGACCGGCGGCTATGCGGTCGCGACTTACATCACCGCGAAGTGGGTCTTCGATCTGAAGGACGAAGACATCTACTGGTGTACGGCAGACATCGGCTGGGTGACCGGCCACAGCTATGTCGTCTACGGCCCATTGCAAAATGGCGCGACGGTGCTGATGTACGAAGGGGCGCCGAATCATCCCGCGCCCGACCGTTTCTGGCAGATCATCGAGCGCCACAAGGTGACGGTCTTCTACACCGCGCCGACGGCGATTCGCGCCTTTATGAAGTGGGGCGAGCAATACCCGCGCAAGTATGAAATGAACAGCCTGCGATTGCTCGGCAGTGTTGGCGAGCCGATCAACCCCGAAGCCTGGATGTGGTATCGCGAAGTCATAGGCCGCGGGCGCTGCCCGATTGTTGACACCTGGTGGCAGACCGAAACCGGCGCGATTATGATCTCGCCGCTGCCCGGCGCCATTGCCACCAAGCCGGGGTCGGCGACGCGCCCGCTGCCCGGCATCATCGCCGACGTGGTGACCCGCGAAGGCCAGCCGGTGCCGCCGGGAGCGGGCGGTTATCTGGTCATCAAGCGCCCCTGGCCTTCGATGCTGCGCACGATCTACAACGACCCCGACCGTTACGTGCAGCAATACTGGACAGAGATTCCCGGCTATTACTTCGCCGGCGACGGCGCGCGCAAAGACGAAGACGGCTACTTCTGGATTCTCGGTCGCGTTGACGACGTGATCAACGTCGCCGGCCATCGCCTGAGCACGATGGAGGTAGAATCGGCTCTGGTGGCCCATCCCGCGGTAGCCGAGGCGGCGGTCGTGGCGCGCCCCGACGAGATCAAGGGCCAGGCCATCGCGGCATTCGTCACGCTTGAAGGCGGCCATCAAGTGACCGACACGCTCAAAGATGAGCTGCGCAAATGGGTGGCGCACGAGATCGGCGCGCTCGCCAAGCCTGACGACATTCGCTTTGCCGAAGCCCTGCCAAAGACACGCAGCGGCAAGATCATGCGCCGCCTGCTGCGCGAGATTGCATCGAGCGGCGAAGTGCGCGGCGACGTGACGACGCTCGAAGACTTCTCGGTCATCAGCAAGCTGAAAGAGGAAGAATAG